From Anas acuta chromosome 11, bAnaAcu1.1, whole genome shotgun sequence, the proteins below share one genomic window:
- the TMEM40 gene encoding transmembrane protein 40 isoform X1: MENLNGPFPELTEEQQDVFQGAFTADDDYLENHEKMNQSFWESLVKCLATTDPPILNTEEKNNLLKRCSVLPGGCAACLKAIQTKGVRAMVVFYLLLKSTNPSVYQQLPSSKRNDEKLKLLKRLERNLMLSQGDKKADDSSHESVDEDPQDSDGEDLGRQKTEGQLLGGMPSEVVPYRDSEITRREDSIADEHETENTHPHWTVRWMGIRKDDEFFHFVILCFGIGALLICYYYYKDWTISLGIGLITFASLETTGIYFGLVYRIRSILHSFIPLLERFRLTGMRKAA, from the exons ACGTTTTCCAGGGGGCTTTCACTGCTGATGATGATTACTTGGAGAATCATGAGAAAATGAACCAGTCTTTCTGGGAATCCCTTGTAAAATGTTTAGCCACCACTGACCCACCTATCCTgaatactgaagaaaagaacaat CTCCTCAAGAGATGCAGTGTCCTGCCTGggggctgtgcagcctgctTGAAAGCCATACAGACAAAAGGCGTCAGGGCAATGGTTGTTTTTTACCTCTTGCTGAAGAGTACCAACCCATCTGTGTATCAGCAGCTGCCCAGTTCCAAGAGAAACG ATGAGAAATTAAAACTCCTAAAGAGACTGGAAAGAAATCTCATGCTTTCACAAGGGGATAAGAAGGCTGACGACTCATCCCATGAGTCCGTAGATGAAGATCCACAAG ACAGTGACGGGGAAGATTTAGGAAGACAGAAGACTGAAGGCCAATTACTTGGAG GTATGCCATCAGAGGTTGTTCCCTACAGAGATTCAG aaattacCAGAAGAGAAGATTCAATTGCAGATG AACATGAGACCGAAAATACTCACCCTCATTGGACAGTACGGTGGATGGGCATACGAAAGGATg ATGagttttttcattttgtcattCTTTGCTTTGGAATTGGAGCTTTACTAATTTGCTACTACTACTACAAAG ATTGGACAATTTCTCTTGGAATTGGTTTAATCACCTTTGCCTCCCTGGAAACCACTGGGATATACTTTGGGCTAG TGTACCGAATTCGGAGCATACTTCACAGTTTTATTCCTCTGCTTGAGAGATTCAGGCTAACAG GTATGAGGAAAGCTGCCTAG
- the TMEM40 gene encoding transmembrane protein 40 isoform X2, whose translation MENLNGPFPELTEEQQDVFQGAFTADDDYLENHEKMNQSFWESLVKCLATTDPPILNTEEKNNLLKRCSVLPGGCAACLKAIQTKGVRAMVVFYLLLKSTNPSVYQQLPSSKRNDEKLKLLKRLERNLMLSQGDKKADDSSHESVDEDPQDSDGEDLGRQKTEGQLLGEITRREDSIADEHETENTHPHWTVRWMGIRKDDEFFHFVILCFGIGALLICYYYYKDWTISLGIGLITFASLETTGIYFGLVYRIRSILHSFIPLLERFRLTGMRKAA comes from the exons ACGTTTTCCAGGGGGCTTTCACTGCTGATGATGATTACTTGGAGAATCATGAGAAAATGAACCAGTCTTTCTGGGAATCCCTTGTAAAATGTTTAGCCACCACTGACCCACCTATCCTgaatactgaagaaaagaacaat CTCCTCAAGAGATGCAGTGTCCTGCCTGggggctgtgcagcctgctTGAAAGCCATACAGACAAAAGGCGTCAGGGCAATGGTTGTTTTTTACCTCTTGCTGAAGAGTACCAACCCATCTGTGTATCAGCAGCTGCCCAGTTCCAAGAGAAACG ATGAGAAATTAAAACTCCTAAAGAGACTGGAAAGAAATCTCATGCTTTCACAAGGGGATAAGAAGGCTGACGACTCATCCCATGAGTCCGTAGATGAAGATCCACAAG ACAGTGACGGGGAAGATTTAGGAAGACAGAAGACTGAAGGCCAATTACTTGGAG aaattacCAGAAGAGAAGATTCAATTGCAGATG AACATGAGACCGAAAATACTCACCCTCATTGGACAGTACGGTGGATGGGCATACGAAAGGATg ATGagttttttcattttgtcattCTTTGCTTTGGAATTGGAGCTTTACTAATTTGCTACTACTACTACAAAG ATTGGACAATTTCTCTTGGAATTGGTTTAATCACCTTTGCCTCCCTGGAAACCACTGGGATATACTTTGGGCTAG TGTACCGAATTCGGAGCATACTTCACAGTTTTATTCCTCTGCTTGAGAGATTCAGGCTAACAG GTATGAGGAAAGCTGCCTAG